The window TCTACTAACAGATGTGTTGTTCTCTATTTATTGGTTTTATTTAGATTGCACACATTATGGCAGACTCTGTACTTGTTGCAAGATGACATGTCTAAGGAGAGGATGGGGTTCATGCAGTCTGGGTTGAGGTATCTGCCAGACAATAAGAATGCAATCAGACCAGCATGCACACACATTCTGTGCTCCCTCAGCCTGTGCCTGGAACCTTTATTTGCAGCTCGAGAAGGGCCTGAATCAAAATGCCAGAGATGAACAACGCTCCCCTACCCTGCGATTCTGAATCCAGATTCAAATCCACATCTTGCAAATGGCTCTTGGCCTCAATATTAAAAAATGGTTAGTTATTGTGGGTGTGCCTCTGTGTAATGCAGCACATAagcatttatgcacatgcttacatTTCAGCACAagcagtcctactgaagtcagttggactctgcatttgttcaaagttaagcacatgactaAACATTTTCCTGGACCAAATCCTGAATGCTCAGCACCTATCACGATCAAGCCACAGTACCTAACTATGGATgtaagtgcctaactttaggcatccaggaTTGAAAATGGTGGTCAATATACATTAATGATTTTGGAATGTTTCTATGTGTTAAGTTCAAACAGATGTGTATATTTCTTATATGCAGTATGTTGTAACTAGCAGCTGTATCACACTTAAAACTGAAGTCACCATATTCAAAGATCTTCCCTTGCAGGGACAAGTTAAAACTGTAATCAGTCTGCATCTGTATGACTTTTTGAGTTATAGCATCATCTTGTGGAAATAAAGGAAACAACAAATGAAGTTCAAGGAAACAGTTTGCTGCCTCTCAAAATCAAGAGAAATGTACTGCTGATGTAAGAAGGTACAACTCTACTTGCATTGATCATGTTGTATAGGCTTTAAGGCTCCATTTCAGCAAAGCGCTTAAGCACATCAGTAAATTTAACAATGTATTTATGCCAGTGCTATTCAGCCAGTCACTTCAAGCAATCaaattcaatgggacttaaagaggtgtttaaagttaagtaggAGCTTAGGCACTAGGAATAACTGGTGCTGATGCTGTTAGAGAATTGGTCACCTGGTGATGAGtgtgtttttgaagattttgctTGTAAACCAAATCACACTCCTATAAATCATATTAGTATTTTGTGTGTGATAGAAATCAAATCATGCAGTCTCTCTGAAAGAgattagacctggtctacacctaaaacttaggttgacctagctacatcatTCCgggatgtgaaaaatttcacactctGACCTAGTTAGGTTGACCTCACGCCCACTGTAGATGCAGCAAGGTCAAGGGAAGAATTTGTATGTCAATCTAGTTTCTGCCTCTCAAGGGGGTGCATGTaatataacaataaaaaaaaaaaactttgttgcTATAGTGTCTATACTATAGTGCTACAGTGGCATGGCTGCAGGACCGCATCTGTGTTTTTGTAGTACCAGATTGATAGTCCCATAATCATGGTAAACTGGTAAAAAAGTATTACTTATAACTCTGCCATAATTGTACAAGAGATTGAGGAGACAAGTCCACATAGGTACCATATAGAAAATGTACCCATTTATAGTACCCAAATATGCAGATATACAAGATTAATCCATGAAAACACCATATAAACAGTATGTATATGTCTTTTGGTCAAAAGAAACAGTTTCTATTGGATGAAAAAATTGAGGTTTCATAaacatttttccccctctcccactcAGAAATTGGGGCAAAAAGTTAAGAAACAAAATTTTCATGAATAGAAATTCCACAATGTTTCATTTTAGAAACACTAAAAACAAACATtctcttttcaaaacaaaatatactCCCCAGAATCcctggatccccagctgcttgCCAGGGGGTGGCCTTGGCTCCCTGGCTAAACAGGTCACCTAACAGCCCACCCACCAATTTGGCAACAGGGAGATGACTAGCAGGAAGCCTGACAGAACAGTGAGTGGGCTGCCTGGGGATACCAGGGAGCTAGGGAACACTCCTGATGGGCTGCTGGGGAGCCGGACAGTCCACCAGGTGGGCTGCAGACACACCAGGCAGCATGTCTGCCTAGCTTCTGCTGTAAGTTACAATGGGGTGGTCCTGTTTCTGTGGAATGTTTCAATTCAATTGAACCAAAAAAATGGTTGTGGTGGAAAATGTTTCACCAGCCCTGATTATAAATATGGAGTGATACAGTTCTATAATTATAAGAATTCATCAGAGAATTAGCTTCTCTATTATACTTTGTTCCTTTTGTGCTGCTGAGGCAATGCAAAGGGGTAGCTCTAGCTTTAGCTGGCCCCTGGGGAATTTCTCTGACAGAGGGAAACTCTCCCCTGACATAAATCCAGCAGATCAAATtactgtgccaggatccctcttCCCCTACCTTGCTACTCCCCACCAGTGTAGATAGCATACCAGGAGAaggtgtcacgctgtctggagtggcttatGAATGTGGGTGCCAACCTCAAGACAGACTGTCAGGAAATAGATTTCATCAGCCCAGTAGCAAGTGTGAATGCCACAAACACTCTAACAGCCTTCCcatagagtcacagacagtccccttggaaaCTCTGGTCTATCCTGCCATCCAGGCAAGCCTCCTTCTGTGATAGACATTCCCTTATACCAggaatattcaggttactcccagtccccaAGGAACagtaatagaatatcagggttggaagggacttcagaaggtcatctagtccaaccacctgctcaaagcaggtccaatccccagacagattcttgcagcagatccctaagtggcctcctcaaggattgaactcacaaccctgggtttagtttgccaattctcaaaccactgaactatctctCCCCTTGCCCCAGCTTGCTTATGCCCTAGATCTCTCAAacacaatgcttgtagccaacactgtaataaactaactaaagttttattaactaggaaaagaaaatgagaattatttacaaggttaatgcaactaaacaaacacacaaaattgAGTTACAGTTTTAGATTCCAAAAGATAATAGAAACTTCTATCATAAGCAAACTCCATATATTCTTTAGGGCTAACTCAGGCAAAACAGCCAGACGGGTGTTTTGATTATGCTTGTTGATACTTACCCTTTAGAGTCCAAGCAGTAAAAAAGAACCCTAGCTTCTCCTTATCAAGGATTTTTATCCTCTTCTCCCCAGAGcccaagctgatgggatgagtttATGCCCAGGTTGTCACTTCCTGGAGGGGATGAAGCGTACACTTAAAGTCTTTGTTCttttgatgtttcacaatggtTCATATGGTTTCAAAGGCCTTCTGATTGGGCAAGACCTATCATCATCTGTAGGAAGCCATTATTTGCTTTTGAGAAGACTTCTCTTCTGTTTGATGAATTACACAGTTAGAGGTTTACATCACAAAAGTTTTCTATTGCTTTACATGGGGTACAGAACAGACAGactaatacatgcagcatcccatAGGCAATTCATAAGATCTAAATACCAAACACATTCTTACAGCTCTAAAATACTAACATACAGgcaagccagactggtttccagtatGTAAGTATTTGTAAGTATTTAGTGAACCCTGGGGCCTTTGCATCAGTTGGCACCTGGTCTGCTAGCATTACAGAAGGGCCTTGGTAGTGGTGGGAGTAGTATGGTGAGAGCACGACAGGGCTCCATTATGCTATGTTACTGCCTTAGGGACCTTCCCAGAGTTGAGCAAGTTAGAGCATCGCCTAGGCTGTCCTGATACAGAAACAGGGACATATGACCCATGCTTGGATTCAAGGAGAAATTGCCCACTCATATACAGGGTAAATACTTGTCACACACTCGTCTTTCTCATGTTTTTAACTAGGAATGTGTTCAAGATATAAAATTCAGACCTGAACCCAGAGTGTATGCATgcttggcaggggcagctctagcttttttgcagccccaagcatggcagtcaggctgccttcggcagcatgcctgtgggaggccctggtcccgtggatttggcagctttcctgcgggaggtccaccgatcAGTGTACCCACTGCCATATTgccaccgaatccacgggactggcagacctcctgcaggcatgggccaaaggctgcctgactgccgccctcgtaAGGACCAGCAGGGTGCCCCCCTGCAGATTGCCACCTCAGGCACACGCTTGTATCGCTGGTGCCTGTAGCCGCCACTGATGCTTGGATCTGGATTCTGTTCATTATAGAAATACAAAGTAGGGAAATTTGGTTCTGGAGCCTGATTCAGATCCTGAACTACCCCTTCTGGGCCCCCAAAGTTTAGCAGTGCCAAGCTAGGTTTTTAAGTCAGAGACATCTCTGTGTTAGATTCTCAGTCTCTAAATCTGGAAAGCCcaaagaaattttttttcatttgttactTAAATTTAATGTTTACTGTAGAGAGTTAGAATATTATAAGTGTATAAAGAAAACAGGCTATGCTCTCATTCCAGTCCAAATCCTTAATGCTCTGTTAACCCAAACTTTCATTTGTATGCACACAAGGAAAGTAGGATTGAAATTGTGAGGCCATGTCACAGGGTACACTCACCGCTGGGGCTTCTCCTTGTGGCTGTACATAGCAGTTAGCTCCACTCAGGTCTCATATCCCCTTCTCACACTGGGGCCCTGTATCTCTCTCTGGGACTCAGGATGCTCCCTCTTCATGGCTCATCCCTCTGGTACCTCACTGTACGGTCCTCCCCTTCCAGTGTAGCACAGTCCCACCGAATCAGCTGTCTCAAGCAGTCTTCCGTTCCATTACCAAGTCTGTGGTACTGcccagtggctggtagaggaACCAGAGCCCTCTCACTGTTCCAGGTTCCACTACAGGGACCCTGTGTGCAGCAACTATGGCCTGTTTGCACTCAGACCCTGTTGCTGTTCCCCTGGgctcctttctccttctctcctcttAACCTTTGGCCTTTCCCCTCTCTGGCTTTACCGGCTCAAACTCCCTCCTCCGAAGGCATGATGGCAGACTAACTAATGCTGTatccccaaacccacctccattCTCTCAAGGAGTGACTTCAGACTACTTCCCTTATAGCACCTTTCAGCTGCTAATTTCTTGGCTTTATACCAGCTCAGCCTGTTTCTTCTCAGCTGGGTTCTATCTTCAATCAACCTTTCaagccctgattcatccccaggtGCAGCCTATCTGCTTAACTCTCACTTAACCTGCTCTGTTTTGTCTGGGTTGGACAAGGCTACATGATGTGGAAAGTTTAGCAGAAATTGCTAAGCACGCTGTACTATTTAAACATGGACTACTAATAGGTGGATTTCTTGCCATTAACTATCATACTTATAACTGTCAGCATAAACATGCAGGATGGCTCAGTACTATTTTTAATTCCAGAGTTAGCTTTGTGGACCTTTTTTTGTCTCAGTTCTATCacgtggcaaggagttccacaggttaattatatgCTATGTAATAAATGTTAACTTTTCTCAGTTTGAAATATGTTGTTTTTCAGTATCATTGTCAccccttttttcttttataagaGGTAAATATCTACACTTCTACCAGTTATATCACAAATAATTTGTTCTCTAGCTAGTCCCTCTGTTAACTCTTCAAATTAACATGACTTTGCAATATTACATAGCTCTGTAAACTAATGCTCAACTGTCCCCAGCTGGCAGCTGGCTCCTTGTGAAGTGACATTCTTCCATGATTCACAGTATTCTTAAAACTTTTGAATGGTCTTGGTCCATCCCCTACATGATGCCACTGGACTATATTGTAGTGCTCCAAAGCATCTGGGCCACCGGGAACACTGGCAACAATTTTACACACTCAAAGtctattgcaatacaaatgacTATAAGGAAAATTTGCAATCAATTGCTCCTGTTATCTGCCAGATTTCCCTACAGCTGGTGAAACTTGGAATTTCTGATTTGTGAAAAAGTGGGATATTTTGAACTTTGGTTTCATTCCAATGAATGGGCATCCCTGAGGATCCAGCTGGCCCAGAAGTGTGGAAGCTCTGGGGTTCCCAGCACAGGCAGTCCACATGGAGAGTGTGACCTGCAGCCACAGACCTGGGAGCCTGTCCTACCCTGGCGGCAGCTGGGATTCTCAGCGCTTCCAGGCTACCTGCTAACCAGCCAGGATTGGAGTCCCAGATAGAGGCAGGGCTTCCAGGACTGCCAGCTCCCAGGTCCGTGGCTTCCATGGAAACCTTAGAAGCCTAGCCTGACAGGGCTGCCCCAGAGCCGTGGTCCCTAGAAGCCTGGGCTCCTCATCAACCTGCCAGATGAACTGTTTTTTGATGGAACCCTGCCTATGATTCAATGCAAGGTCACTGAACACAACTCACTTTCACAAGAACTTTAAGGTTTGACAAACCAGCAGTTTCTAATGAAGCTGTTTGGTTGGAAAAATTTTAACCAGATTGTGAAGAGGGTGGTTTTATTTCATCTGTTTTTACCACAGATTCAATTTTCTTCTGGCACCAGTAATAAAAGTGGGATACACCTTGCCACCTTCCATCTTACCAGGAGGGCTAGTAAGAGACTGCTCTTTATTTTCTGCTCCCATTCACATAATTTGAGTCAAAGTTACCAAATGTCACAGATTTCAGTAGCTACTGTGACACCACATTCATTTCCTCTCTGAACTAAACAGCCAGTTCTTTCAATCTGTTTATACGAACATCTTTTCAAGCCTCATATTATTTTCATTGTCCATCTCTGAATATGGTGACCAGAACAGCCCACAGTATTTCAAATGAGTGAGTCCTATAGATTTATTTAGTGGTTACAGTTCAGAGATTCAGagattttaagggcagaaggaCTTTAGCTCATCagttctgacttcctgtatatcacagtcCATAGAATTTTAGTATGACTAAAGCATATCTCCATGAAAGGCACGCagcttgatttgaagacttcaagagatggagaatccaccacttcccttggtagtttgttccaattgttaatcagcctcactgttaaaaaataacTTGCTTTActtgtaacactggtctacaatttttgagaagtcgtctgcttcagagataaaatgtgatatttattatgtattttgatgtgctgaattgaaatatgacaattaaaacaactgattggctactgtttctaagatatgtaagtttttacattttatgtctatgtatattgtgtagatagtagagtgttaatcataaattgtaaacctaggtcttttcatgtgtttatggttgctttacatgataatatttcacctgtcctgtttatgtaacactttaaaaatcagcaaaagggttatataaataaaatttattatgaaacaaaaggcaaaaaactattatgtacatagtttagtcctattcagtgtctactcggcgcttcctggcttgtctcttgtattcattaaatggagcatctcttgtcactgtccagcaatagtctgcaagcattgatgggctccatttgccctgatagcctgccaggagattccactgctgtagtctggagcccaacagttcTGCCttcctcttgggtagttccaaatccctgacaaggtcattcagttcaccttgtgttatgaggtgtggttcagaggaggaagatgggagaaaatgtgggtcctgtgacattgatggttcaggaccagaagtttcatcctcttccccttcctcgtctgactcaagtgagaaggattctggtgcatcaggaaccagcagtccttctccgtggggtactgggcgtatagctgatggaatgtttggataatgcacagtccactttttcttctttgacacacctttcccaactggaggcaccatgcagaagtaacagttgctggtatgatctgttggctctctccaaatcattggcactgcaaaaggcatagatttccttttcctgttcaaccactggcgaagatttgttgcataaGTGTTGCAGcacatgtgtggggcccacctcttgtcctgatctccaattttgcagccaaaacaaaggtgataggctttcttaaccagagtggttatactgcacttttgtgatgcaaaagtcacttcaccacaaacatagcagaagttatctgcactgttcacacaagtacgaggcatctctgctcactttggctaaacagaaatgtgtccctttgcaaaatcaaacactgacaaagaagagagcacgacactgcatgatttctagagctgatctagggcaatttgttcagcagagtgatgtaagcttcgttatgattgcatcatccatgacttctaggaataacaggatgcaattcatattgtggcaaagtacctgtctctcctctcctagctcagtcctcttcagccttggagacacaggcttgggcaaagcaaaagcccttcacagtcgcgtagggtctggctgatcccttctcagtcaggcccttgttctgttttcctctccttctggggagagtgcagcctgccttgcaagaaaagtttttagagttcagctgcctctactcgctggcagctactctacttctctcctccccccctgattccctgccagggag of the Gopherus flavomarginatus isolate rGopFla2 chromosome 1, rGopFla2.mat.asm, whole genome shotgun sequence genome contains:
- the LOC127042407 gene encoding uncharacterized protein LOC127042407, whose translation is MPRTCVNSADNFCYVCGEVTFASQKCSITTLVKKAYHLCFGCKIGDQDKRWAPHMCCNTYATNLRQWLNRKRKSMPFAVPMIWREPTDHTSNCYFCMVPPVGKGVSKKKKWTVHYPNIPSAIRPVPHGEGLLVPDAPESFSLESDEEGEEDETSGPEPSMSQDPHFLPSSSSEPHLITQGELNDLVRDLELPKRKAELLGSRLQQWNLLAGYQGKWSPSMLADYCWTVTRDAPFNEYKRQARKRRVDTE